AGGCGATTTCTAATTGTATTTACATTTGTAAAAATTTTATATCCCCAATCTGGCAGCCCTAAAGTCTTAGCCATTTTTAGTTTATGATCGAAACTGATTGTGATTTTCTGTTCTTCCTTATCTTTTTTCTCTTGAAACCAAAACATTTTTTCTTGGTTGCAAATGCTACATATATAGAGTTCCAAAAACTGCTCGCAGATTAAATGGATTCTGAGAACTGCACCGATTTCATCATTTGTTTTCAACCCATCTTCTATTGTTCCCAAATTTTCTATCATTAATTTGGAAAATAATAAATTAAACATTTCTATATTCATATTATTTGACTATGTAATTATTAGAATTTTTTAAAATATTTTGTTTGAAAATTTATTTACTCTTTACACAAAAGGCCGTCTGAAAATATGGATTTAATCCCTCACATAAACCACTTCGACATCGTAGTCGTCTTCATTCCAATCGTCGTCATCATCCATGCCGAATTTCTCTTGCCATTCTTCCTCGTTGCTTAGGGACGAATCCAAACCGGCTTCCAGACGCAGGACGGAGAGCAGGTGGTACATATCGTCAGGCATAGGCGCTTCAAAGGAAACGGTTTCGCCAGTTTTCGGGTGCACGAAGCTCAAGCGGTAGGCATGCAGGGCTTGGCGCGCGCCGAGGGCTTTGATGGCTTCTTTAACCGCGTCGCTGCACGGATGGCGCAGGTTGCCGTAAACAGGGTCTGCGGCCAGCGGATGGTTGGCTTCGCGCATATGAACGCGGATTTGGTGCGTGCGACCGGTTTCGAGCGAGCATTCGATGTAGCTGTGTGCCAGATAACGTTCCAACACTTTGACGTGGGTAATGGCAGGTTTGCCGCCGAATTTGACGACTGCCATTTTCAGGCGGTTGTGCGGGTCGCGGCCGATTTGGGTTTCGATTTTGCCGTCAAAAGGGACGATGCCGTTGGCAACAGCGCGGTAAATGCGTTTGACTGTGCGCTCTTGAAGCTGTTGAACCAGTGAGTTTTGCGCCGGCAAGGTCTTGGCGACCACCATCAGGCCGCTGGTTTCTTTGTCCAAACGGTGTACGATGCCCGCACGCGGCACTTGGCTTAATTCCGGACAGTGCGCCAACAGGCCGTTGAGCAGGGTGCCGCTCCAGTTGCCTGCGGCAGGATGGACGACCAATCCGGCCGGTTTGTTGATGACGATGACGGTATCGTCTTCATAAATGATGTCCAAATCCATCAGTTCTGGCGTGAATGCGAGGTTTTCTTCGCTCGGACGTACCGTAACGGCAATCAATTCACCGCCTATCATTTTATCTTTGGGTTGCGCGGGCTTATCGTTTACAATGACTGCACCCTCTTTAATCCACGAACTCAGGCGGCTGCGCGAGTAGTCGGGCATGAGTTTGGCCAATACGGCATCCAGCCTTCCGCCCGCCATTTCGAGCGGAACGGTCAAATTAACACAACTTTCTGTTTCAGGGGATGACGGAAAGTCTAAATCATCGCTATAATCGGCTTCGTTATCAAAGGAAGTATTCTGCATGAAAAAAATTCTTTTAGTAGTTTCTTTAGGTTTGGCACTGAGTGCCTGCGCAAATAAAGGCACAATCGATAAAGACGCCCAAATTACTCAAGATTGGAGTGTGGAAAAGCTTTATGCCGAAGCGCAAGACGAATTGAACAGCAACAATTATACGCGAGCTGTCAAGTTATACGAAATTTTAGAATCCCGTTTTCCAAACGGCCGCTATGCCCAGCAGTCCCAGTTGGATACGGCGTATGCCTATTATAAAGACGATGAGCCGGAAAAAGCCTTGGCTGCCATTGCACGCTTCCAACGCCATCATCCGCAACATCCGAATATGGACTACGCGCTGTACTTGAAAGGTTTGGTCCTGTTTAACGAAGACCAGTCTTTCTTGAACAAGCTGGCTTCCCAAGACTGGTCCGACCGCGATCCGAAAGCCAACCGCGATGCTTATCAGGCGTTTGCCGAGTTGGTGCAACGTTATCCAAACAGCAAATACGCTGCCGATGCAACCGAGCGTATGGCCAAGCTGGTGGACGCTTTGGGTGGTAACGAGATGTCTGTGGCGCGTTATTACATGAAACGCGGTGCTTATGTCGCAGCGGCCAACCGTGCGCAAAAAATCGTCGGCCGTTACCAAAATACCCGTTACGTCGAAGAAGCTTTGGCGATGATGGAATTGGCGTATAAAAAACTGGATAAGCCGCAACTGGCTGCCGATACTCGCCGTGTCTTGGAAACCAACTTCCCGCAAAGCCCGTTCTTGCAACACGAATGGCGATCTGACGATATGCCTTGGTGGCGTTACTGGCGTTAAGCGTCGGGTTGTTCAGGCATGAATAAGGCCGTCTGAAAACGATGCAGCTATGCATTTGGTTTTCAGACGGCCTTTGTTTTTAATGTTTTTTTACGTTCTCTGTAAACAGGGTGCAAAATTCGTTTTAATATGGTAAAGTCTGATTTTAATAACTCGACGGTTTGAAGCCGTTACTCAGGGGCTGTTTAAATTTAAAATCAGTTTTGTTGAAGCCGCATCGGATTTGCCGTTGATGCATTCAGGAAAATTTCAGTCGTCAGGCTGATTTGGTTTTAAATTTAAGCAGCCCTTTAATTTAAGCAGCCCTTTATGTTTACAAAAAAAACAGAGGTAGATTCTCATGAAGTCTTGGCAGCTTCCTGAACACGTTGCCGACGTGTTACCGACCAATGCCCGACAACTGGAAAGCGCCCGTGAGCGGCTGTTGGCTTTGTTTCGCGTGCATGGTTATGAATTGGTGCAACCGCCATTAATGGAATACAGCCATTCCTTATTGACACATATCGATGCCGGTTTGTCTTTGAAAACCATTTTAGTCGTCGATCAGCTCAGCGGCCGTCAACTCGGTATCCGAGCGGATATTACGCCGCAGGTGGCGCGCATTGATGCCCACTTGCTTTCTGCCAATCAAGGCATCAACCGTTTATGCTATGCCGGTTCGGTGCTTCATGCGCGGCCTGACGGATTGCTCAATATGCGCGAACCTTTGCAGGCGGGTGCGGAAATGTACGGCTTGGAAGGCATTGAAGCGGATATCGAATTGATTGATTTGATGCTGAAAAGCATGAAGATTGCCGACATGGGCGAAGTTTTGCTTTCATTAGGCCATATCGGCGTATTCCGTTCTTTAGCAAATGCCGCGCATTTGGATGAGCAACAATCGGCAACCCTGCTGTCATCGATGCAGGACAAAGATGCCGAGGCTGTCAGCCAGTTGGTCAAAGAGTGGAAACTTGACGGTATGTGGGCAAAAGCGTTTTCATTGTTGCCCCGATTGTATGGCGGTCGTGAAGTGCTGACTGTGGCTAGAGAGAAATTACCGGAATTGTCCGCAGTCAGTGCGGCCTTGGATGAATTGCAGGCAGTATGCGATGCGTTCCCAAATCAAAAAGTGCATATCGATTTGTCGGAACTGCGTGTTGACAATTACCATACAGGTTTGCTTTACGCGGCTTATGGTTCAAACCGTCATGATGCTGTGGCACGCGGCGGCCGTTATGACGGATTGGGCGGATACTTCGGACGCGCGCGTCCTGCTGCCGGATTCAGTTTTGATTTGCGCAGCTTCATCGGCCGCCTTCCTGCTATCGGACGGGAATCCGTGGTGGCTGTCGATGTAAAAGACATGCCTGCGGCTCAAGAAGCGGTAGATACTTTGCGCGAACAGGGACAATGTGTCGTTATCGATTACGGTATCGGCTATAACGGTTCGGAAGAGGTTACAGGCCGTCTGAAACAGGTAGACGGCGTTTGGAAAGTAATCGCTTTGAACGATTGAGTTTTATTTTGAAATTTTGTATCTGGAATAAGGTTAGATGGCTATGGCTAAAAATGTTGTCGTAATCGGTGCCCAATGGGGTGATGAAGGCAAAGGTAAGATTGTTGACTGGCTGGCGGAAGAAACCAGCGGTGTTGTACGTTTCCAAGGCGGCCACAATGCCGGCCATACTTTGGTTGTCGGCGGCAAAAAAACCATTTTGCGCCTGATTCCAAGTGGCATTTTGCATGAGACTTTAGACTGCTTCATCGGTTCGGGTGTCGTGGTTTCTCCTGAGGCATTGTTGGGTGAAATCGACGAATTGAACGCCGCCGGTGTGAAAAACGTTGAAGGCCGTCTGAAAATTGCGCCGACCTGCCCATTGATTCTGCCTTACCACATTGCGCTTGACCAAGCACGCGAAGCTTCCCGCGGTAAAAGCAAGATTGGTACAACCGGCCGCGGCATCGGCCCGGCTTATGAAGATAAAGTTGCCCGTCGCGCGATTCGCGTGGTGGACTTATTGCACCCTGAAAAACTGGTTGAAAAACTGGAAGCTGTTTTGGCCTATTACAATGTCCAGCTGCAACACCTGCACCATGCCGAGCCGGTAAAACTTGAAGATGTGATGGCGGTCATCGAAAAAGTTGCGCCGCGCATTACGCCGATGATTACCGATGTTTCCCGTGTTTTGAACGAGAAAAACCACAAAGGCGAAAGCCTGTTGTTTGAAGGCGCGCAAGGTACGTTGCTGGATATCGACTACGGTACTTATCCGTTTGTAACTTCCTCCAACTGCTTGGCAGGTGCCGCTTCTGCCGGTGCAGGCGTAGGTCCGCAAATGCTGGATTACGTTTTGGGTATCGTTAAAGCCTATACGACCCGTGTGGGTTCCGGCCCATTCCCGACTGAATTGTTTGACGAAGTGGGGGCAGGCTTGGCTGAGCGCGGCCATGAATTCGGTTCTGTAACCGGTCGTGCGCGTCGGTGCGGTTGGTTTGACGCGGCTGCGTTGAAACGCTCCATTCAAGTTAACGGTATTTCCGGCATGTGCATTACCAAGCTGGATGTCATGGACGGTGTTGAGAACATCAATATCTGCGTAGGCTATGAATTGCCTGATGGCAGCAAAACCGACATTCTGCCTTGCGGCTCTGATGCGGTAGAAACCTGCAAACCGATTTACGAAACCATGCCGGGTTGGAGCGAGTCGACTTTCGGCGTGAAAGAGTACGACAAACTGCCTGAAAACGCTAAAGCTTATCTGAAACGGATTGAAGAAGTGTGCGGTGCGCCTGTGGCTATTGTTTCAACCGGTCCTGACCGTGAAGAAACCATTGTTTTGCATCATCCGTTTGCTTAATTGATTAAGTGAATAAAAGGCCGTCTGAATTTTCAGACGGCCTTTTATATGAAATGCAATAAAAATTCAGCCCTGAAGGACATCTGTCTTCAGGGCCGAATTTTGTATTTTACGCCGTTTTTAAGTACGAATGTTTGGAAAGTGAGATGTAGTGCCAAGTAACAATTATTCTCATTGACGTAAATCAAGAAAAACCAAATCTGTAATTTTATTTCACAAAAACCCCTGTAAATAAATGGGTATTGATGTTATCCTTTCAGAAAATTTACAGTCTATATTTTCAATAAAATTAGGAGCTTGATATGTCAAATGATGTTCAGCAACGTCCAGCCGCTTGGGAAGGTTTTGTCGGTGGTAACTGGGAAACCAACGTAGATGTCCGCGATTTTATTCAAAAAAACTACACGCCATATGAAGGCGATGCCTCTTTCTTGGCACCAGCAACCGAAGCCACAACCAAGCTGTGGGCGGAAGTGATGGAAGGCATCAAGGTTGAAAACCGTACGCACGAACCGTATAAAATCGATGCGCAAATCGTCTCCGGTATTACCAGCCATGCTCCAGGCTATATCGACAAAAATTTGGAAACCATCGTCGGCCTGCAAACAGACGAGCCTTTGAAACGCTCTATCATGCCGTTTGGCGGTTTGAAAATGGTGCAAGACGCGTGCAAAGTGTACAACGTTGAATTGAATCCCGAAGTCAGCGAAATTTTCACCAAATACCGCAAAACCCACAACCAAGGCGTATTTGACGTTTATACGCCCGACATCCGCCGCTGCCGCAAATCAGGCGTGATTACCGGTCTGCCGGATGCTTATGGTCGTGGCCGTATTATCGGCGACTACCGCCGCGTGGCATTGTACGGTATCGACTTCTTGATGAAAGACAAACTCAACCAGTTCAACTCACTGCAAGCCGATTTGGAAAACGGTGTGGACTTGGAAGAAGTCATCCGCCGTCGCGAAGAAATCAACGAACAATACAAAGCCTTGGGTCAAATGAAAGAAATGGCGGCTTCTTACGGCTACGACATTTCCGGCCCTGCAAAAAATGCACAAGAAGCCATCCAATGGACTTACTTTGCCTACCTTGCCGCCGTTAAATCTCAAAACGGCGCAGCGATGTCCTTCGGCCGTGTGTCTTCGTTCTTGGATATTTATATCGAACGCGACCTGAAAAACGGTGTGATTACCGAAACCCAAGCGCAAGAATTTATCGACCACTTGGTGATGAAACTGCGTATGGTCCGTTTCCTGCGTACGCCCGAATACGACCAACTCTTCTCCGGCGACCCGATTTGGGCAACCGAATCCATCGGCGGTATGGGCTTGGATGGCCGTACCTTGGTAACCCGCACCAACTTCCGCGTGCTGCATACCCTGTACAACATGGGCCCGTCTCCTGAGCCAAACATCACTGTATTGTGGTCAGAACAACTGCCGCAAGGCTTTAAAGAATTCTGCGCCAAAGTATCCATCGATACTTCGTCCATCCAATACGAAAACGACGATTTGATGCGTCCTGACTTCAACAGCGACGATTACGCCATTGCCTGCTGCGTCAGCCCGATGGTGGTCGGCAAACAAATGCAGTTCTTCGGCGCACGCGCCAACTTGGCTAAAACTCTGCTGTACGCAATCAACGGCGGCGTGGATGAAAAATCTAAAGAGCAAGTTGGTCCGAAAACCGAGCCGATTATGGACGAAGTTTTGGACTACGACACTGTCTTTGAGCGCATGGACAAATTCATGGATTGGTTGGCAACCCAATACGTTACCGCGTTGAACATCATTCACTACATGCACGACAAATACAGCTACGAAGCTGCATTGATGGCATTGCATGACCGTGATGTGATCCGTACGATGGCTTGCGGTATTGCCGGTCTGTCTGTGGCTGCCGACTCTTTGTCTGCCATTAAATACGCCAAAGTAAAACCGATTCGTGATGAAAACGGTATTGCTGTTGACTTTGAAATCGAAGGCGAATACCCACAATTCGGTAACAACGACGACCGTGTTGACGATATTGCCTGCGATTTGGTTGAACGCTTTATGAAAAAAGTGGCAACCCACAAAACTTACCGCAACGCTACTCCGACTCAGTCCGTACTGACCATTACTTCCAACGTTGTTTACGGTAAGAAAACCGGTAATACTCCGGATGGCCGCCGCGCTGGCGCTCCGTTTGGTCCGGGTGCAAACCCGATGCACGGCCGTGACGTCAACGGTGCAGTCGCTTCATTGACTTCCGTAGCCAAACTGCCATTTGAGTTTGCTAAAGACGGTATTTCTTATACCTTCTCCATTATTCCTGGCGCGTTGGGTAAAGACGAGCATTCTCGCGAACGCAACCTTGCCGGTCTGATGGACGGTTATTTCCACCATGAAGACGGTATTTTGGAAGGCGGCCAACACTTGAACGTCAACGTATTGAATCGCGAGACTTTGGAAGATGCGATGCACAATCCGGAGAAATATCCGCAGTTGACCATTCGTGTGTCCGGTTATGCGGTTCGCTTCAACTCGCTGACCCGTGAACAACAGCTTGACGTGATTACCCGTACGTTCACAGAAACCATGTAATCCGGGTGGCGAAACAAACCAGAAGCTAAATTTGCATTTGGTTTGTTTTGAAACAAAGCTCCAAGGCCGTCTGAAATGTTCAGACGGCCTTTATTGCCGTACAATTCACATCAGCAAAATTATTTTCGAGCCGAACACTATGTCCACGACTTTTGCCATTACCCCCGAGCCGGAACTGAAAGACCTTGGCCACCGTCACTATAACGGCAAAGGCATTATTCATTCGATTGAATCTTGCGGTGCTGTCGATGGTCCGGGTTTGCGCTATGTGCTTTTTTTGCAAGGTTGCCTGATGCGCTGCCTGTATTGCCATAATCGCGATACTTGGGATTTGCATACCGAGCAGGCGCAGGAATTGGATGTGACAACTGTGATGAAGCAGGTCATGACCTATCGTCATTATCTGCGTGCGACAGGCGGAGGCGTAACAGCAACCGGCGGTGAGCCGTTATTGCAATATGAGTTTGTACGAGATTGGTTTACGGCCTGTCGGGAACACGATATCCATACCTGTCTCGACAGTAATGGCTATGCTTTGCACTATGATTCGATTTTGGATGATTTGCTCGATCATACCAATTTGGTCATGCTCGACTTAAAACAAATCGATCCTGAAATCCATAAAGTGCTTGTCGGTATTCCAAATACCAAAACGCTGAAATTTGCGCGCTATCTTGCCGAACGCAATCAGCCGACGCGTGTGCGCTATGTGGTTGTTCCCGGTTATACCGATGATGAGCGTTCAGCGCATTTATTGGGCGAGTTTATCGGTGATATGGACAATGTCGAAATGGTCGAGCTTTTACCGTATCACGAATTAGGCGCACATAAATGGGCTTTATGCGGCGACGAATACAAGTTAAAAGGCGTACATCCGCCGCCTAAAGAAACCCTTTTGAAAATCAAAGAAATATTAGAGAGCTACGGAAAAAACATTATTTATTAAAACAGAAAAAGGCCGTCTGAAACGAAATAATCAGTTTCAGACGGCCTTTTAACTATTGAAAAAAACTTAAACGTTCAATGCGGCCAGAACCTTGGCGACAACTTCTGATACCGCAACGGCTTGAGCCTGATTGTCACGGCGTTTGGCATATTCGACATTGCCTTCTTTTAAGGCGCGATCGCCGATGACGATGCGGTGAGGGATGCCCAACAGCTCGGAGTCATTCAGCAATACGCCTGCACGTTCGTCGCGGTCATCTAACAATACATCCGCGCCTGCGGCCAGAAGCTCGGCATAGATTTTATCGGCAGCTTCGCGCACGGCATCTGATTTTTTGTAGTTCATCGGCACGATAACAACTTCAAACGGCGCCATTGCTTTGGTCCAGATAATGCCTTTTTCGTCGTTGTTTTGCTCGATGGCGGCGGCAACAACGCGGGTAATACCGATACCGTAGCAGCCCATTTCCATGATTTGGGATTTGCCGTTATTGTCCAAGAAGCTGACATTCATGGCTTGGGTATATTTGTCGCGCAATTGGAAAACGTGGCCGACTTCAATACCGCGCGCCAGTTTCAGATGGCCTTGTTCGTCGGGGCTGATATCGCCTTCGATGACATTGCGCAGATCGACAAATTCAGGCTCGGTAGCATCTCGGCCGAAGTTGAAGCCGGTATAGTGGTAGTCGTCTTCGTTCGCGCCGATAACCCAGTCTGCGCCTTTTTCGGTGGCGAAATCGGCATAGACTTTACCTTTGAAGTTGACAGGGCCGAGAGAGCCGCCGTTTGCGCCGAACTGTTCAACAATCGCTGCAGGGCTTGCCATGGTCAGTGGCGATTTCACGCCGGCCAGTTTTTCTGCCTTGATGTCGTTAAATTCATGGTCGCCACGCAACAGCAGCAGGACGAGTTCGCCTTCGTTTTCGCTTTCAACCACGATGGATTTGAGGGTTTGTTCAACCGGAATATTCAGGAATTCAACCAAAGACTCAATGGTTTTGACGTTTGGTGTATGTACTTTGGTCAACTCGGCCTGAGCAGCAGCGCGTTCGCCTTTGAGCGGCAAAGTCGGTGCCAATTCGATATTGGCGGCGTAATCGGAAGTGTCGCTATATGCAATAACGTCTTCACCACTTTCAGCCAATACTTGGAATTCGTGAGAGCCAGTACCGCCGATGCTGCCGGTATCCGCAGCAACAGGACGGAATTCCAAACCCAAACGGGTGAAGATACGGCAGTAAGCGTCGTACATGTCTTGATAGGTCGTCTGAAGCGAGGCATAGTCGGCATGGAAGGAATAAGCGTCTTTCATGACGAACTCGCGCGCACGCATCACACCAAAGCGCGGACGCACTTCATCTCGGAATTTGGTTTGGATGTGGTAAAAGTTTTTCGGCAGTTGTTTGTAGCTGTTGATTTCTTTGCGCACGATGTCGGCAATCACTTCTTCACAAGTCGGACCCATGCAGAAATCGCGGTCATGACGGTCTTTCAGGCGCAGCAGTTCTTTACCGTAAAACTCCCAGCGGCCGGATTCTTGCCACAGCTCGGCAGGTTGTACCACCGGCATCAGCAGCTCCACGCTACCTGCGCGGGCCATTTCTTCGCGCACGATATTTTCAACTTTGCGCAATACGCGCAGACCCATTGGCATCCAAGTATAAAGACCGGACGCGTTGGCTTTGATCAAACCGGCACGAATCATCAGCTTGTGGCTGGCAAGTGCGGCTTCGGCGGGGGCTTCTTTAAGGGTGGAAATGAAGAACTGGGAGGCTTTCATGGCGTATTTTTCTTTCTTAAAAATAAGTGCGTATTGTAACGCAAAATGTATGGCCGCGTGTCTTTTGAATGGTATCGGATGAAATCGGCCGTTGTTTTACACAGCTTTTGATTCGGGGCGATTTTTAGGGATGTCAACCCTAATTTATACACAAAGTCGCATAACCTTGTTTTACCTATAAATTTTCACTGTATGATTATAGTAAAATATTATAAATATAACTATTTGATTTTATTGAATTTTATTTGATTAAATTTTAGTCAATTTAAGACTTGGTTTGTTCCTAAAGAAAATTTTACGATTACCCAAAGCTTATCAACAGATTTATCCACAGAGATTGTGTATAGATTTTAAATGCTGTCAGCGTAATGATTTCGCATGATTGGCAAGCCTTGTTTAAAGTAGATTTGGTCGCCTTAAAAAGATGGGGCAACAACACGATGGGCAGGTTTTGCGCTAACATTCTGCTTATTGTTGTTTCCTTACAAGGAATAAAATGAAAAATTCAGAATTGCATTTGCTGGAACGCAGAAAGATGTTTAACGGGCATCAGGAACGCTACCGCCATTTTTCTCAAACCTGCCGGACGGATATGGTATTTGATGTCTATCTGCCACCACAAGTTTTAAAAGGCTATCCCGCGCCTGTTTTATATTTTCTTTCCGGTTTAAATAGTGATGGTTCTGAATTGGTTCAGCAAAGCGGAATCCAACGTTTTGCGGCGCAATGGAATATTATTGTGGTTTTCCCGGATACCTCGCCACGCGGTCAGCATGTTGCCGACAGTGAAGAACATTATCTTGGACAGGGCGCCGGATTTTATGTCAATGCAACTGAAGCACCTTGGGCGCAGTATTACCAAATGGAAAGCTATATCAGCCAAGAATTGCCTGATGTGATCGAGCATCATTTCCCGGTAACGAAAGAGCGCAGCATTGCAGGTTTCAGCATGGGTGGGCATGGCGCGCTGCATTTGGCTTTGAACTATCCCGGCCGATATGTTGCGGTTTCAGCCTTTGCGCCTTTATGTCATCCTATCGATACGGAAGGCGGCAGGCAGGCGTTTTCAGCTTATTTGGGTCAAAACGTGGAAACATGGAAACGCTATGACAGTACAGAGCTGCTTCAGACGGCCTCGCATAAATTGCCTGTTTTGATTGATGTCGGCCGTGAAGATGCTTTGTATCCTGAAGTCCTGCAACCGGAAGTGTTTGTCCGCTCAGCACGCGAAAAAGGTTTCAATATCCAATATAAAGTACGCCCGGGCTATGGGCATGACTACTTCTTTATTGCCAGCTTTATCGATTCGCATATTGAGTTTCACGCTCAGGCATTAGGGCTTTAAGCAGCATTGAATAAAAGGCCGTCTGAAATCCGATTAATGGTCGGATTTCAGACGGCCTTTATTTGGTCTTTTTTAACCTTTTACTTCAAACAGGCTTATTCCTCAGGACGTTCGCCGTCGGTATCGTCCAATTTGCCTTCGGTTATATCGACATTGATACCGACTGCCGCACGGATTTTGGCATCGATTTCGTTGGCAATATCAGGGTTTTCTTTCAGCCAAACGCGTACATTATCTTTACCTTGGCCGATTTTTGCGCCGTTGTAGCTGTACCATGCACCGGATTTCTCAACGATGTCGTGTTTGACGCCCAAGTCGATCAATTCGCCTTCCCAGCTGATGCCTTCGCCGTAAAGAATATCGAATTCGGCTTGACGGAACGGAGGCGCAACTTTGTTTTTGATGACTTTGACTTTGGTTTCGTTACCAATAACGTCATCGCCTTTTTTAATCTGACCGGTACGGCGGATGTCGAGGCGGACGGAGGCGTAGAATTTGAGAGCGTTACCGCCGGTCGTGGTTTCAGGGCTGCCGAACATCACGCCGATTTTCATACGGATTTGGTTAATGAAAACAACCAATGTATTGGTGCGTTTGATGTGGCCGGTCAGTTTGCGCAGGGCTTGGCTCATCAGGCGGGCTTGCAGGCCGACGTGGCTGTCGCCCATTTCGCCTTCGATCTCGGCTTTAGGCACAAGTGCGGCTACGGAGTCGACAACGACCATATCGATACCGCCGGAGCGTACTAAGGTATCGCAGATTTCCAATGCCTGTTCGCCGGTATCCGGTTGGGAGAGATAGAGTTCCTCGACTTTTACGCCGAGTTTACGGGCGTAAATCGGGTCAAAAGCATGCTCGGCATCGATGAATGCGCAGATGCCGCCATTTTTTTGGCATTGGGCAATGGCTTCGAGACAGAGTGTGGTTTTACCGGAGGATTCCGGGCCGAAAATTTCAACCACGCGACCGCGGGGCAAACCGCCAACGCCGAGCGCCAAGTCCACGCCGAGGGAGCCGGTGGAAATAACATCAAGGTTTTCTTCCTGTTGGCTGCCGTCCATTTTCATGATGGAGCCTTTGCCGAAGTTTTTTTCGATTTGGGCAAGGGCGGCGGCTAAGGCTTTGCTTTTTTCGTCTGACATGTTTTCTCTCCGAAAGGAAATATGAATCGCTAAGAATTTATTTAGCTATTATCGCATAAATTAAGAAAAAGTATAGTTTTATTTTTATTTTTCAGACGGCCTGTGTTTTTTGTATGCAACAGGCCGTCTGAAACTTTGAATAATCAATCAGTTGGTCAATGATGCAAAAACTTGGAAATAGTCGGGGAAAGTTTTATGCGTACATTTCGGGTCGTTGATGATGATGGGGACGCCCAAAAGCGAAGCCAGAGAGAAACACATGGCCATGCGGTGGTCGTCATAAGTATCGATGACG
This region of Neisseria subflava genomic DNA includes:
- a CDS encoding proline--tRNA ligase, with product MKASQFFISTLKEAPAEAALASHKLMIRAGLIKANASGLYTWMPMGLRVLRKVENIVREEMARAGSVELLMPVVQPAELWQESGRWEFYGKELLRLKDRHDRDFCMGPTCEEVIADIVRKEINSYKQLPKNFYHIQTKFRDEVRPRFGVMRAREFVMKDAYSFHADYASLQTTYQDMYDAYCRIFTRLGLEFRPVAADTGSIGGTGSHEFQVLAESGEDVIAYSDTSDYAANIELAPTLPLKGERAAAQAELTKVHTPNVKTIESLVEFLNIPVEQTLKSIVVESENEGELVLLLLRGDHEFNDIKAEKLAGVKSPLTMASPAAIVEQFGANGGSLGPVNFKGKVYADFATEKGADWVIGANEDDYHYTGFNFGRDATEPEFVDLRNVIEGDISPDEQGHLKLARGIEVGHVFQLRDKYTQAMNVSFLDNNGKSQIMEMGCYGIGITRVVAAAIEQNNDEKGIIWTKAMAPFEVVIVPMNYKKSDAVREAADKIYAELLAAGADVLLDDRDERAGVLLNDSELLGIPHRIVIGDRALKEGNVEYAKRRDNQAQAVAVSEVVAKVLAALNV
- the fghA gene encoding S-formylglutathione hydrolase, which translates into the protein MKNSELHLLERRKMFNGHQERYRHFSQTCRTDMVFDVYLPPQVLKGYPAPVLYFLSGLNSDGSELVQQSGIQRFAAQWNIIVVFPDTSPRGQHVADSEEHYLGQGAGFYVNATEAPWAQYYQMESYISQELPDVIEHHFPVTKERSIAGFSMGGHGALHLALNYPGRYVAVSAFAPLCHPIDTEGGRQAFSAYLGQNVETWKRYDSTELLQTASHKLPVLIDVGREDALYPEVLQPEVFVRSAREKGFNIQYKVRPGYGHDYFFIASFIDSHIEFHAQALGL
- the recA gene encoding recombinase RecA, which translates into the protein MSDEKSKALAAALAQIEKNFGKGSIMKMDGSQQEENLDVISTGSLGVDLALGVGGLPRGRVVEIFGPESSGKTTLCLEAIAQCQKNGGICAFIDAEHAFDPIYARKLGVKVEELYLSQPDTGEQALEICDTLVRSGGIDMVVVDSVAALVPKAEIEGEMGDSHVGLQARLMSQALRKLTGHIKRTNTLVVFINQIRMKIGVMFGSPETTTGGNALKFYASVRLDIRRTGQIKKGDDVIGNETKVKVIKNKVAPPFRQAEFDILYGEGISWEGELIDLGVKHDIVEKSGAWYSYNGAKIGQGKDNVRVWLKENPDIANEIDAKIRAAVGINVDITEGKLDDTDGERPEE